CCTTAATATTATGTTAAATTTTTTCTGTTAAAGATTAAACCATAACTCGTTTTTTGTCAAGAAAAAAGGGCAATTTTTATCCTTAATTCAGGAGGAAAAAACAAAGAAAGAGCAAACCGCACTCAGTGAGGAAGGTTCGAACTCTTCTTACGCTGGGCAAAATAAAAAGGGGCAAGGAATGCCCCTCTATCTTCAAATAAGGATAAGCTATCTACCGCTTCATCCTCAACCTTAGGGGAGGATAATAACGCTCAGCGGTAAGACCCCTCCCAAGAAGAAGCTGATAGCGAGCAACCATCATCCTCGTCTCAAACGAGCGGGGAAGATACATCGCAGAGGTAGCCCCATCAGCACGGAACAGGGAACGGAAGAAATCCCTGAACAAGGAGGAGGCGGAAGATAACCCCGGCTTCATCCTGAGCGAAGAGAATAAAACGCTCGTCTCAAAGGGAACGAAATCCACCGCGCCACCACCTCCTTCCTCGTCATCGTATATATCGTAGTGGTCTATCCCATAAGTGGTGTTATGATCCCAGTAGTTGTGTTCTGCCTTAAGCGATGCGGGCTGGAGATTGTAGACATCCCATTTATTGCCTTGAATCTTATTGTACCCCGGACTACCCAGAGCTCCTCCCCCAAGATCAGGAGTCCCGGAATTACAACAAAAAACACCGTGGTTTCTGTTATTGGTTATAACACAATTCGCTATCTTCTGACTTCCCTGCTCACAACTAATACCATTAAGAGAGTTTCTAATCGTAGTATTGGTTATCGTCACACTCCCCTTCGCACCGAAAGCATTGATGACATCATCTATCAACACCTCATCCACTGTGCTTGAGCCAGTTAGATTGGCCATAAATATACCCGCGTAGCAATCATCAATGACGCAATCCTTTATCTCAAGGGAGACATTCTCAGAATAAACGCCATAATTTGATCCGGAATTCTTTATGGTAACCCCGCTCAGTTCGGAGCCATTAGCACCGGCGGTGAACTCCACCGCTTTTTCTGCTCCTCCTCCATTGATGGTTACGCTCGCTTTGTCCTCACCGACAAGGTACAACTTCTTATTCACCCCTATATTCTCGTTATAGGTTCCGGCATAGATATCGATATGCTGACCCGCCTCCGCAGCGGTTATCGCCTCTCCTATGGTGTTGAAATCAGCCCCCGTCTCCCTTATCTCCACCGGTCCATGAACCTCACTGGTGGTGGTACTCGTTA
The Acidobacteriota bacterium DNA segment above includes these coding regions:
- a CDS encoding DUF1565 domain-containing protein — protein: MKRFFLFSLCSVFVFLLSSCKSSSTSPITSTTTSEVHGPVEIRETGADFNTIGEAITAAEAGQHIDIYAGTYNENIGVNKKLYLVGEDKASVTINGGGAEKAVEFTAGANGSELSGVTIKNSGSNYGVYSENVSLEIKDCVIDDCYAGIFMANLTGSSTVDEVLIDDVINAFGAKGSVTITNTTIRNSLNGISCEQGSQKIANCVITNNRNHGVFCCNSGTPDLGGGALGSPGYNKIQGNKWDVYNLQPASLKAEHNYWDHNTTYGIDHYDIYDDEEGGGGAVDFVPFETSVLFSSLRMKPGLSSASSLFRDFFRSLFRADGATSAMYLPRSFETRMMVARYQLLLGRGLTAERYYPPLRLRMKR